A section of the Cryobacterium soli genome encodes:
- a CDS encoding D-alanyl-D-alanine carboxypeptidase family protein encodes MSPTRRQVYRRRRLAFFGALAVVLASAVYLTSTGLAPVSALDASVSEPSALTQAAATPTWPSQGAGAIGAIGFDGVLGSSGDQSSVPIASITKMVTALVILDAKPLTGDDEGPDISFTDKDVDIYYDAVAENGSVAPVSAGMVLTQRQALETMLIPSANNYSVSLAVWAFGSVDAYLGAASAYLSEHGLTATTVADTSGISAQSVSSPSDLVAIGKLVMADPVLPSIVAMPSAEIPTVGTVTNTNKLLGVDGVDGIKTGTTDEAGACLLFAVDVPVGDTTVTLVGVVLGGNTHPELNTTVRTLIASVSPGFHQVTLVEEGTVYASYTTPWGQSGQAVAESSQSAVVWSDTPVSTDVEVEPLTVGTEGDTVGSVDVTIGSAVVTVPLILDTSITDPGPFWRWTHPGQV; translated from the coding sequence ATGTCTCCCACCCGACGCCAGGTCTACCGCCGTCGGCGACTCGCTTTCTTCGGTGCCCTCGCCGTGGTCCTCGCGTCAGCCGTCTACCTCACCAGCACGGGCCTCGCACCCGTGTCCGCACTGGACGCCAGTGTCAGCGAACCCTCTGCTCTCACCCAGGCGGCCGCGACGCCCACCTGGCCGTCCCAGGGTGCCGGAGCGATCGGCGCGATCGGGTTCGACGGCGTGCTGGGCAGCAGCGGAGACCAGTCCTCTGTGCCCATCGCCAGCATCACCAAGATGGTCACGGCGCTGGTCATCCTCGATGCCAAGCCCCTCACCGGCGACGACGAAGGACCCGACATCAGCTTCACCGACAAGGACGTCGACATCTACTACGATGCCGTCGCCGAGAACGGCTCAGTGGCCCCGGTTTCCGCCGGGATGGTGCTCACCCAGCGTCAGGCCCTGGAGACCATGCTCATCCCGTCGGCGAACAACTACAGCGTCTCGCTGGCCGTGTGGGCGTTCGGCTCCGTCGACGCGTACCTCGGCGCCGCCTCCGCCTACCTCAGTGAGCACGGGCTGACCGCCACCACGGTTGCCGATACCAGCGGCATCTCCGCGCAGAGCGTGAGCAGCCCGTCCGACCTGGTGGCCATCGGCAAGCTGGTCATGGCCGATCCGGTGTTGCCCTCGATCGTGGCCATGCCGTCCGCGGAAATTCCCACCGTGGGAACCGTCACCAACACGAACAAGCTGCTCGGCGTCGACGGCGTCGACGGCATCAAGACCGGAACCACCGACGAGGCCGGCGCCTGCCTGCTCTTCGCCGTCGATGTTCCGGTGGGGGACACGACGGTGACCCTCGTGGGCGTCGTGCTCGGCGGGAACACCCATCCCGAATTGAACACGACCGTGCGCACCCTCATCGCCAGTGTGAGCCCCGGATTCCACCAGGTCACCCTGGTGGAGGAAGGGACCGTCTACGCCAGCTACACGACGCCGTGGGGCCAGTCAGGGCAGGCCGTGGCCGAGAGCTCCCAGTCAGCCGTCGTGTGGTCGGACACCCCGGTCAGCACCGACGTCGAGGTCGAGCCGCTCACCGTCGGCACCGAGGGCGATACCGTCGGCAGCGTCGACGTGACCATCGGCAGCGCCGTCGTCACGGTTCCGCTGATTTTGGACACCTCGATCACCGACCCCGGACCGTTCTGGCGCTGGACGCACCCCGGCCAGGTCTGA
- a CDS encoding SGNH/GDSL hydrolase family protein: MTKQQHPWSRYVAIGDSFTEGVGDPEPASPGGNRGWADRVAEMLSLGSDDFAYGNLAVRGKLMNQILAEQVRPALGLHPDLITISAGGNDVLRPGSDPDAIAARLDEAVTLLGSDGATVVVFTGIDVSFSPVLRGLRGKVAIYNENIRAVAAAHDAIVADMWSLTEIQDARMWAPDRLHLNPLGHHTVARMVLDVLNVENPLEPLVPEPMPGITWRRARTEDLAWAREYLVPWVLRRVRHQSSGDHILPKRPAVEPVTRLDEPEEPARKHG; this comes from the coding sequence ATGACGAAGCAGCAGCACCCGTGGTCCCGCTACGTCGCGATCGGCGACTCCTTCACCGAGGGGGTCGGCGATCCCGAACCGGCCAGCCCGGGCGGCAACCGTGGCTGGGCCGACAGGGTCGCCGAGATGCTCAGCCTCGGCTCCGACGACTTCGCCTACGGCAATCTCGCCGTGCGCGGCAAGCTGATGAACCAGATCCTCGCCGAGCAGGTACGCCCGGCCCTCGGCCTGCACCCCGACCTCATCACGATCTCCGCCGGCGGAAACGACGTGCTCCGGCCGGGCAGCGACCCGGATGCGATCGCGGCGCGCTTGGACGAGGCCGTCACCCTGCTGGGCTCAGACGGAGCCACGGTGGTGGTCTTCACCGGCATCGACGTGAGCTTCTCCCCCGTCCTCAGGGGGCTGCGCGGCAAGGTGGCCATCTACAACGAGAACATCCGGGCCGTCGCCGCCGCACACGACGCCATCGTGGCCGACATGTGGTCATTGACCGAGATCCAGGACGCCCGAATGTGGGCGCCGGACCGGCTGCACCTCAACCCGCTCGGGCATCACACCGTGGCCCGGATGGTGCTGGACGTGCTGAACGTCGAGAATCCGCTCGAACCCCTGGTACCCGAGCCCATGCCGGGCATCACCTGGCGCCGGGCGCGCACCGAGGACCTCGCCTGGGCGCGGGAGTACCTGGTGCCGTGGGTGTTGCGGCGGGTGCGGCACCAGTCGTCCGGCGACCACATCCTGCCCAAGCGGCCTGCCGTGGAACCGGTCACCCGGTTGGACGAGCCGGAGGAACCCGCGCGGAAGCACGGTTAG
- a CDS encoding DEAD/DEAH box helicase: MFGPARGPAGTSAAEHLSPSFPERAAWGTASKLRAWQAEALEAYFQHQPRDFLAAATPGAGKTTFALRLAAELRARRVIDRITVVAPTEHLKRQWADAAARAGIRLDPGFKNAHGRYGSHFHGIAVTYAQVATRAALHRELTQSSRTLVILDEVHHGGDALSWGDAIREAFDPATRRLSLTGTPFRSDTSPIPFVTYLPDKHGIRLSQSDYNYGYGRALEDGVVRPVMFMVYAGHMKWRTRAGDEMEAKLGEGNTKDITSQAWRTALEPSGQWIPAVLRAADSRLTEVRHGIPDAGGLVIATDQTTARAYAAILEEISGEPATVVLSDEKESSDRIDEFSHNTRRWMVAVRMVSEGVDVPRLAVGVYATSASTPLFFAQAIGRFVRARRRGETASIFLPNVPGLLSLANAMELERDHALDRSNRDDGDDGMYNPEDAMVAAANKTEKASDELGEEFTWQALDSQATFDMVMFNGDEYGELAEPGTDEEFDFIGIPGLLEPEQVSELLRQRQQKQSKRGSERRTAAAAVEGAPPEPIPLYRTLKEQRTLLGSLVGMWSKLSGEPHAMVHAELRRLCGGPAVAQASVTQIQKRIDLLRQRLGRS, from the coding sequence GTGTTCGGCCCGGCCCGCGGCCCGGCCGGTACCAGCGCCGCCGAGCACCTCTCGCCCTCCTTCCCCGAACGCGCGGCCTGGGGTACCGCCAGCAAGCTGCGGGCGTGGCAGGCCGAGGCCCTCGAGGCGTACTTCCAGCACCAGCCGCGCGACTTCCTCGCCGCCGCCACCCCCGGGGCAGGCAAGACCACCTTCGCCCTGCGCCTGGCCGCGGAGCTCCGGGCCCGCCGGGTGATCGACAGGATCACCGTGGTCGCCCCCACCGAGCACCTCAAACGCCAGTGGGCGGACGCCGCCGCCCGGGCCGGCATCCGGCTCGACCCCGGTTTCAAGAACGCGCACGGCCGTTACGGCAGCCATTTCCACGGCATCGCCGTCACCTACGCGCAGGTCGCGACCCGCGCCGCCCTGCACCGCGAACTGACGCAGTCCAGCCGCACGCTCGTGATCCTCGACGAGGTGCACCACGGCGGCGACGCCTTGAGCTGGGGCGACGCGATCCGGGAGGCCTTCGACCCCGCCACCCGGCGTCTCTCGCTGACCGGAACCCCGTTTCGCTCCGACACCTCGCCCATTCCTTTCGTGACCTACCTTCCCGACAAGCACGGCATCCGACTGTCCCAGAGCGACTACAACTACGGCTACGGCCGGGCGCTGGAGGACGGCGTCGTGCGTCCCGTCATGTTCATGGTCTACGCCGGGCACATGAAGTGGCGCACCCGGGCCGGCGACGAGATGGAAGCCAAGCTCGGCGAGGGCAACACCAAGGACATCACTTCCCAGGCCTGGCGCACGGCTCTCGAACCCAGCGGGCAGTGGATCCCCGCCGTGTTGCGCGCCGCCGACAGCCGTCTCACCGAGGTGCGGCACGGCATCCCCGATGCCGGCGGCCTGGTTATCGCGACCGATCAGACCACCGCGCGCGCCTACGCCGCGATCCTCGAGGAGATCTCCGGCGAGCCGGCCACCGTGGTGCTCTCCGACGAGAAGGAGTCCAGCGACCGGATCGACGAGTTCTCGCACAACACCCGTCGCTGGATGGTCGCGGTGCGGATGGTGTCCGAAGGCGTGGACGTGCCACGCCTGGCCGTGGGCGTGTACGCCACGAGCGCCTCGACCCCGCTGTTCTTCGCCCAGGCCATCGGGCGTTTCGTGCGCGCCCGCCGTCGCGGTGAGACCGCGTCGATCTTCCTGCCCAATGTTCCCGGACTATTGAGCCTGGCCAACGCCATGGAGCTGGAACGCGACCACGCCCTCGACCGCAGCAACCGGGACGACGGCGACGACGGCATGTACAACCCCGAGGACGCCATGGTGGCGGCCGCGAACAAGACCGAGAAGGCCTCCGACGAGCTCGGCGAGGAATTCACCTGGCAGGCGCTGGACTCCCAGGCCACCTTCGACATGGTGATGTTCAACGGCGACGAGTACGGCGAGCTGGCCGAGCCCGGCACCGACGAAGAATTCGACTTCATCGGCATCCCCGGGCTCCTCGAGCCCGAGCAGGTCTCCGAGCTGCTGCGCCAGCGCCAGCAGAAGCAGTCCAAGCGCGGCTCCGAACGCCGCACCGCCGCCGCAGCGGTGGAGGGGGCACCGCCGGAGCCCATTCCGCTCTATCGCACGCTCAAGGAGCAGCGGACGCTGCTGGGCAGCCTTGTGGGCATGTGGTCGAAGCTGTCGGGGGAGCCGCACGCCATGGTGCACGCGGAGCTCCGCCGGCTGTGCGGCGGCCCCGCCGTGGCCCAGGCCAGCGTCACCCAGATCCAGAAACGCATCGACCTGCTCCGCCAGCGACTCGGCCGCAGCTGA
- a CDS encoding Lrp/AsnC family transcriptional regulator, translating into MDSKKADLDRVDRALLRALSVNARASGAALAAEIGVAESTVSLRLRRLQQLGHIRGYRANIDLAALGASLQALISVRLAKHAREQIDDFRSAAPHWPGVIGLFHTAGADDYLLHVAAADASDLRDFVLEHLAEHPAVAHTETNLIFEYVDGDGWQDLVK; encoded by the coding sequence ATGGATTCCAAGAAAGCCGACCTGGACCGGGTAGATCGGGCCCTGCTGCGCGCACTCTCGGTCAACGCCCGGGCGTCGGGCGCCGCCCTGGCCGCCGAGATCGGAGTGGCCGAGTCCACGGTGTCGTTGCGGCTGCGCCGTCTGCAGCAGCTGGGCCACATCCGCGGGTACCGGGCGAACATCGACCTGGCCGCCCTCGGCGCGTCGCTGCAGGCACTGATCTCGGTGCGTCTGGCCAAGCACGCCCGCGAGCAGATCGACGACTTCCGCAGCGCCGCTCCGCACTGGCCCGGCGTGATCGGTCTCTTCCACACCGCCGGCGCCGACGACTATCTGCTGCACGTGGCGGCGGCGGACGCCTCCGACCTGCGTGACTTCGTCCTCGAGCACCTGGCCGAGCATCCGGCCGTTGCGCACACGGAGACCAACCTGATCTTCGAGTACGTGGACGGCGACGGCTGGCAGGACCTGGTCAAATAA
- the cspE gene encoding transcription antiterminator/RNA stability regulator CspE, whose amino-acid sequence MATGTVKWFNAEKGFGFIAPDDGSADVFAHYSAIASNGYKSLDENQKVEFEVTQGPKGPQAENIRAL is encoded by the coding sequence ATGGCAACAGGTACCGTGAAATGGTTCAACGCTGAAAAGGGCTTCGGATTCATCGCTCCCGACGACGGAAGCGCCGATGTCTTCGCGCACTACTCTGCGATCGCTTCGAACGGCTACAAGTCGCTCGACGAGAACCAGAAGGTCGAATTCGAGGTCACCCAGGGCCCCAAGGGTCCCCAGGCTGAGAACATCCGCGCCCTCTAA
- a CDS encoding DUF3097 domain-containing protein yields the protein MTDDRYSNDVLADGWREAGRRVVPQQEAVRDLVVEEVATGFCGAVIRVEKKVVTLEDRFGKLRLFPLGAGFLLDGEPVVLVPPRASAPVGRGRTASGSFAVADAPARVARASRIFVEGRHDAELVEKVWGPDLRIEGVVVEYIEGVDNLAELLAEFKPGPTRRVGVLVDHLVPGSKESRIAEAVARGPHGRHVLVVGHPYVDVWQSVKPARLNLTAWPQIPRSIEWKHGICQALGWPHEDQADIARAWQRILGQVRTYADLEPALLGRVEQLIDFVTVD from the coding sequence GTGACTGATGACCGCTACTCGAATGACGTACTCGCCGACGGATGGCGAGAGGCCGGCCGCCGGGTCGTACCGCAGCAGGAGGCCGTCCGCGACCTCGTCGTGGAGGAGGTCGCCACCGGATTCTGCGGGGCGGTGATCCGCGTGGAGAAGAAGGTCGTCACGCTCGAGGACCGGTTCGGGAAGCTCCGCCTCTTCCCCCTGGGCGCCGGCTTCCTTCTCGACGGGGAGCCCGTGGTCCTCGTCCCGCCCCGGGCGAGTGCCCCGGTGGGCCGCGGACGTACCGCATCGGGATCTTTCGCCGTGGCCGATGCCCCGGCCCGGGTGGCCAGGGCCAGCCGGATCTTCGTGGAGGGCCGGCACGACGCCGAGCTCGTGGAGAAGGTCTGGGGCCCGGACCTGCGCATCGAGGGTGTCGTGGTCGAGTACATAGAGGGCGTGGACAACCTCGCGGAACTGCTCGCCGAGTTCAAGCCCGGTCCGACACGCCGCGTGGGCGTTCTCGTCGACCATCTGGTGCCGGGCTCAAAGGAGAGCCGGATCGCCGAGGCCGTCGCCCGTGGACCGCATGGACGTCACGTCCTCGTGGTCGGCCATCCATACGTGGATGTGTGGCAGTCGGTCAAGCCCGCCCGGCTGAATTTGACCGCCTGGCCGCAGATCCCCCGCAGCATCGAATGGAAGCACGGCATCTGTCAGGCACTGGGCTGGCCGCACGAGGACCAGGCCGATATCGCCCGTGCCTGGCAGCGGATCCTGGGCCAGGTGCGTACCTACGCCGACCTCGAGCCTGCCCTGTTGGGCCGGGTGGAGCAGCTCATCGATTTCGTGACCGTCGATTGA
- a CDS encoding error-prone DNA polymerase, whose amino-acid sequence MGFDNPPIPWSELERKLSDRRPGGPPPAADGGDSPAWSRHRQPYVPVEPVRNTEQAVPYAELHAHSNFSFLDGGSSPEQLLEEAAGLGLRGLALTDHDGLYGAVRLAETAESYPQIRTVFGAELSLDLPRRQNGVPEPEGTHLVVLARGQEGYHRLAAALTEGQLAGGEKGRPSYDLDDLAARSAGNWTILTGSRSGAVRRALADGGETAAAREIDRLVALFGRDSVKVELVDHGQPQDTVTNDLLAGLAERARLPVLATNNVRYARPSDFRLFSALAAVRAQRSLDDMDGWLPAGPTRHLRSGSEMAERFRRYPGAVAGTVPLADDLAFSLRRARPRLPQQHVPEGHTPMSWLRELVWAGAERAYPGYNDNVRDRLEKELAVIEAKDFPGYFLIVHDIVQFARGRGILCQGRGSAANSAVCFVIGITAVDSIFYRLPFERFLSSLREEEPDIDVDFDSDRREEVIQYVYERYGRLNAAQVANVITYRPKFAVRDMAKALGYSTGQQDAWSKQVERWGGTVSSADHDIPEQVTDLAGQVLGFPRHLGIHSGGMVLTDRPVGEVCPIEHARKENRTVLQWDKDDCAWMGLVKFDLLGLGMLAALQYTFDLVAESLGETWTLGSIPREEAGVYDMLCRADSIGVFQVESRAQMGTLPRLQPRRFYDLVVEIALIRPGPIQGGAVHPYIRRKLGQEPVTYLHPKLEPVLERTLGVPLFQEQLMQMAMAVGGCSGEDADLLRRAMGSKRGVEKISTLRATLYEGMAGNGITGDLADEIYEKIEAFSNFGFAESHSISFALLVYASAWLKLHYPGAFLAALLRAQPMGFYSPQSLVADARRHGVEVLRPDVQLSGTAAVLEQAADPAAGGGREACLDSEQPPVAEYDRSRPAEDRAHRRDGAWAVRLGLAGVRSIGTNVAERIVAERERFGPYRSMNDLARRAGLSAEQLESLATAGAFEGLGLERRQALWSAGEAAQDTDAHLAGSVEMVQPPLLALMTPVEQVAYDLWSTGVSTDDHPIRHARSRLEARGAVPADRLARAENGRRIEVGGIVTHRQRPATANGVTFINLEDETGNVNVVVSVGVWNRFRRIARESPALMIRGILERSPEGVVNLIADRFEPLTVVAHTSSRDFR is encoded by the coding sequence GTGGGATTCGATAACCCGCCCATCCCGTGGTCGGAGCTGGAGCGGAAACTCTCCGACCGGCGCCCAGGCGGGCCGCCTCCGGCCGCCGATGGCGGCGACAGCCCGGCCTGGTCCCGGCATCGTCAGCCCTACGTTCCGGTCGAGCCCGTGCGGAATACCGAGCAGGCCGTCCCGTACGCCGAGCTCCACGCGCACTCCAACTTCAGTTTCCTCGACGGCGGCAGCTCCCCGGAGCAGCTCCTCGAGGAGGCCGCCGGGCTGGGTCTTCGCGGCCTGGCGCTCACCGACCACGACGGCCTCTACGGGGCGGTGCGCCTGGCCGAGACCGCCGAGAGCTACCCCCAGATCCGGACCGTCTTCGGCGCCGAACTCTCGCTCGACCTCCCCCGGCGTCAGAACGGGGTCCCGGAGCCGGAGGGCACCCATCTGGTGGTGTTGGCCCGCGGTCAAGAGGGCTACCACCGGCTGGCCGCAGCCCTCACCGAGGGCCAGCTGGCCGGCGGCGAAAAGGGACGACCCAGCTACGACCTGGACGACCTCGCAGCACGATCGGCCGGGAATTGGACGATTCTCACCGGTTCTCGGTCGGGGGCGGTTCGGCGAGCACTCGCCGACGGCGGGGAGACCGCCGCGGCCCGGGAGATCGACCGCCTGGTGGCGCTCTTCGGCCGGGACAGCGTGAAGGTGGAACTGGTCGACCACGGGCAGCCGCAGGACACCGTGACGAACGACCTCTTGGCCGGCCTCGCCGAGCGGGCCCGGCTGCCGGTGCTCGCGACCAATAACGTCCGTTACGCCCGCCCGTCGGATTTCCGGCTGTTCTCGGCCCTGGCGGCCGTGCGCGCCCAACGCAGCCTGGACGACATGGACGGCTGGCTTCCCGCCGGGCCCACCCGGCATCTGCGCAGCGGCTCCGAGATGGCGGAACGGTTCCGCCGCTACCCGGGAGCTGTGGCGGGCACCGTTCCTCTGGCCGACGACCTCGCCTTCTCCTTGCGCCGGGCCAGACCCCGGCTTCCGCAGCAGCACGTCCCCGAGGGGCACACCCCGATGAGCTGGCTGCGCGAACTGGTCTGGGCCGGCGCCGAGCGGGCCTATCCGGGCTACAACGACAATGTGCGGGATCGCTTGGAGAAGGAGCTGGCCGTGATCGAGGCCAAGGACTTCCCCGGTTATTTCCTCATCGTGCACGATATCGTCCAGTTCGCCCGCGGGCGCGGCATCCTCTGCCAGGGACGCGGCTCCGCGGCGAACTCGGCGGTCTGCTTTGTCATCGGGATCACCGCCGTCGACTCGATCTTCTATCGCCTCCCTTTCGAACGGTTCCTGTCCAGCCTGCGCGAAGAGGAACCCGACATCGATGTCGACTTCGATTCCGACCGGCGCGAAGAGGTGATCCAGTACGTGTATGAACGCTATGGACGGCTGAACGCGGCCCAGGTCGCCAACGTCATCACGTATCGGCCCAAGTTCGCCGTCCGTGACATGGCCAAGGCGCTGGGCTACAGCACCGGCCAACAGGATGCCTGGTCCAAGCAGGTGGAACGCTGGGGCGGCACCGTCAGCAGCGCCGACCACGACATCCCCGAGCAGGTCACCGATCTGGCCGGGCAGGTTCTGGGCTTCCCCCGCCACCTCGGCATCCACTCCGGCGGCATGGTGCTCACCGACCGCCCCGTCGGCGAGGTCTGCCCGATCGAACACGCCCGCAAGGAAAACCGCACCGTTCTGCAGTGGGACAAGGACGACTGCGCCTGGATGGGCCTGGTCAAGTTCGACCTGCTGGGGCTGGGCATGCTCGCCGCCCTGCAATACACCTTCGACCTCGTCGCCGAGTCCCTGGGCGAGACCTGGACGCTCGGCAGCATCCCACGCGAAGAGGCGGGCGTCTACGACATGCTGTGCCGCGCCGACTCCATCGGCGTGTTCCAGGTCGAGAGCCGGGCACAGATGGGAACTCTCCCGCGCCTGCAACCACGCCGGTTCTACGATCTGGTCGTTGAGATCGCCCTGATCAGGCCGGGTCCCATCCAGGGTGGCGCTGTGCATCCGTACATCCGGCGGAAGCTCGGCCAGGAACCGGTCACCTACTTGCACCCCAAGCTCGAACCGGTATTGGAGCGGACACTCGGGGTGCCCCTGTTCCAGGAGCAGCTCATGCAGATGGCCATGGCCGTTGGCGGATGCAGCGGCGAGGACGCCGATCTCCTGCGCAGGGCCATGGGCTCCAAACGCGGTGTGGAGAAGATCTCCACCCTGCGGGCCACCCTGTACGAGGGCATGGCCGGCAACGGCATCACGGGCGACCTCGCCGACGAGATCTACGAGAAGATCGAGGCCTTCTCCAACTTCGGCTTCGCCGAGAGCCACTCCATCAGCTTCGCCCTGCTCGTCTACGCCAGCGCCTGGCTCAAGCTGCACTACCCCGGAGCGTTCCTGGCCGCCCTTCTGCGCGCCCAGCCGATGGGCTTCTACTCCCCGCAATCGCTTGTGGCGGATGCCCGCCGGCATGGCGTTGAGGTGCTGCGACCGGATGTGCAGCTCTCCGGTACGGCAGCCGTCCTGGAGCAGGCGGCCGATCCCGCGGCCGGCGGTGGACGCGAGGCGTGCCTGGACTCTGAGCAACCGCCCGTTGCCGAGTACGACCGCAGCCGCCCGGCCGAAGACCGGGCCCACAGGCGGGACGGTGCCTGGGCGGTGCGGCTCGGCCTGGCCGGGGTGCGGTCCATCGGCACGAACGTCGCCGAGCGGATCGTGGCGGAGCGGGAACGTTTCGGCCCGTACCGGTCGATGAACGATCTGGCCCGTCGCGCCGGCCTGTCGGCGGAACAACTCGAGTCCCTGGCCACCGCCGGCGCGTTCGAGGGCTTGGGGCTCGAACGCCGGCAGGCGTTGTGGAGTGCAGGCGAGGCCGCTCAGGACACCGACGCGCACCTCGCCGGGTCGGTCGAGATGGTGCAGCCGCCCCTCCTGGCCTTGATGACCCCCGTTGAGCAGGTCGCCTACGATCTGTGGTCCACCGGGGTGTCCACGGACGACCATCCCATCCGCCACGCCCGTTCCAGGCTCGAAGCCCGCGGCGCCGTGCCCGCCGACAGGCTGGCCCGCGCCGAGAACGGCCGGCGCATCGAGGTCGGCGGCATCGTCACGCACCGCCAGCGGCCTGCGACGGCCAACGGAGTCACCTTCATCAACCTCGAAGACGAGACCGGGAATGTCAATGTCGTGGTCAGTGTGGGTGTGTGGAACCGCTTCCGGCGCATCGCCCGGGAATCTCCGGCCCTGATGATCCGGGGAATCCTGGAGCGCTCCCCCGAAGGCGTCGTCAACCTGATCGCCGACCGGTTCGAACCGCTCACCGTGGTGGCCCACACGTCGTCACGTGACTTCCGCTAG
- a CDS encoding DNA polymerase Y family protein encodes MNRERTIVLWIPDWPVVAARAAAALEIGVPLVLLQGGLVFAASEAARHQGVRRGLTVREAQFRCPDLVVQPYDPVLDRRAFDPVVDGIEAVTPGVAVLRPGTCAIRARGPVRYYGSETAAVQAVLTYLSGVGFPDARAGVADGPFAAEQAARHGAPSERIHTIAPGSSAGFLAPLPVSTVADAGLGTLLARLGVHTLGQFAALPAQDVHRRFGAAAAQAHARAGGREREEIVPRTPAPVFDQGREFEPALERIDQLAFALRATAEQFVRILREHTLVCTVVTILVGTDDGLLTERTWRHPRWFTATDLIDRVRWQLQGEGRASSGLSAGVVRVVFSPDRLDAVANHEAGLWGTGPDERIHHALTRVQGLVGHEGVVTASVGGGRMLADRQRWVPWGDDAPAPAPGGAGVRPWSGSLGGLLPSTVFTRRVPVSLVAADGRDVAVDERGAVTHAPDRFTDRPAGADPRRVVAWAGPWPVQERWWDAGSSRRVQRMQIVEDSGDAWLLALDDDGWRAEARYD; translated from the coding sequence GTGAATCGGGAACGAACCATCGTGCTGTGGATCCCGGACTGGCCGGTCGTGGCGGCGAGGGCGGCCGCGGCGCTGGAGATCGGCGTCCCCCTTGTGCTCCTGCAGGGCGGCCTGGTGTTCGCCGCCTCCGAGGCGGCCCGCCACCAGGGCGTGCGGCGCGGCCTGACGGTGCGGGAGGCGCAGTTCCGCTGCCCCGACCTCGTCGTGCAGCCCTACGACCCGGTGCTCGACCGCCGGGCCTTCGACCCGGTGGTCGACGGCATCGAGGCCGTCACCCCGGGTGTCGCCGTGTTGCGACCGGGCACCTGCGCTATCCGTGCCCGGGGGCCGGTGCGCTACTACGGCAGCGAGACCGCCGCTGTCCAGGCGGTGCTGACCTACCTGAGCGGCGTCGGCTTCCCCGACGCGCGGGCAGGCGTCGCGGACGGCCCGTTCGCCGCCGAACAGGCTGCCCGGCACGGTGCGCCGTCCGAGCGGATCCACACCATCGCCCCGGGCTCCTCTGCCGGGTTCCTCGCCCCGCTTCCGGTCTCGACGGTGGCCGATGCCGGGCTCGGAACCCTGCTCGCCAGGCTCGGCGTGCACACACTCGGCCAGTTCGCCGCCCTGCCTGCCCAGGATGTTCACCGGCGGTTCGGAGCCGCCGCGGCCCAGGCTCACGCCAGGGCCGGTGGACGGGAACGTGAAGAGATCGTTCCCCGCACCCCCGCTCCGGTGTTCGACCAGGGCAGGGAGTTCGAGCCGGCGCTGGAGCGCATCGACCAGCTCGCCTTCGCCCTGCGTGCGACGGCAGAACAGTTCGTCCGCATCCTGCGGGAGCACACCCTGGTCTGCACGGTCGTGACGATCCTGGTCGGCACCGACGACGGCCTCCTCACCGAACGCACCTGGCGGCATCCACGGTGGTTCACGGCGACCGACCTCATCGACCGGGTGCGCTGGCAGCTGCAGGGCGAGGGCCGCGCCAGTTCCGGCCTGTCGGCGGGCGTCGTGCGGGTGGTCTTCTCCCCCGACCGGCTCGACGCGGTGGCCAACCACGAGGCCGGTCTGTGGGGAACAGGCCCCGACGAACGCATCCACCATGCCCTCACCAGGGTGCAGGGCCTCGTGGGGCACGAGGGCGTCGTGACGGCCTCGGTCGGCGGCGGGCGCATGCTCGCCGACCGGCAACGCTGGGTGCCCTGGGGCGACGACGCGCCGGCTCCCGCACCCGGTGGCGCCGGAGTGCGGCCCTGGTCGGGCAGTCTCGGTGGCCTGCTTCCGTCGACGGTGTTCACTCGGCGGGTTCCCGTCAGCCTGGTGGCCGCCGACGGGCGGGACGTGGCCGTGGACGAGCGGGGGGCCGTCACCCATGCTCCGGACCGGTTCACCGATCGGCCCGCCGGCGCCGACCCGCGCCGGGTTGTCGCGTGGGCCGGGCCGTGGCCCGTGCAGGAGCGCTGGTGGGACGCCGGGTCGTCCCGGCGGGTGCAGCGGATGCAGATCGTCGAGGATTCCGGGGACGCCTGGTTGTTGGCGCTCGATGACGACGGGTGGCGTGCGGAGGCCCGGTATGACTGA